Proteins encoded in a region of the Oceanibaculum nanhaiense genome:
- a CDS encoding GntR family transcriptional regulator translates to MNEALALGGETPQDRIVQRIEEDIVFGRLHPRERLVEEALAERFGVKRHIVREALADLERRGLIERFRNRGAMVKAYTPEEVEQLYAVRALLETSCAEMLPLPMDPARLAELEALQDEHDAAVAAQDLPRIFRLNVQFHRVLYAGCGNPYLAGVIDEFAQKTHAIRFYSVVQPETIAYARDDHRAILQAIRDGDRQSLMAICRRHLMPSKEAYIDAYRRRFGLIE, encoded by the coding sequence ATGAACGAGGCGCTGGCGCTGGGCGGGGAGACCCCGCAGGACCGCATCGTGCAGCGGATCGAGGAGGATATCGTCTTCGGCCGGCTGCACCCGCGCGAGCGGCTGGTCGAGGAGGCGCTGGCCGAACGCTTCGGCGTGAAGCGCCATATCGTGCGCGAGGCGCTGGCCGATCTGGAACGGCGCGGGCTGATCGAGCGCTTCCGCAACCGCGGCGCCATGGTGAAGGCCTATACGCCGGAAGAGGTGGAACAGCTCTACGCCGTGCGCGCGCTGCTGGAGACCAGCTGCGCCGAGATGCTGCCGCTGCCGATGGACCCGGCCCGCCTCGCCGAGCTGGAAGCGCTGCAAGACGAGCATGATGCCGCAGTGGCGGCGCAGGACCTGCCGCGCATCTTCCGGCTGAACGTGCAGTTCCACCGTGTGCTCTATGCCGGCTGCGGCAACCCCTATCTCGCCGGTGTCATCGACGAGTTCGCGCAGAAGACCCACGCCATCCGCTTCTATTCGGTGGTGCAGCCGGAAACCATCGCCTATGCCCGCGACGACCACCGCGCCATCCTGCAGGCGATCCGCGACGGCGACCGGCAGAGCCTGATGGCGATCTGCCGTCGCCACCTGATGCCCTCCAAGGAAGCCTATATCGACGCCTACCGCCGCCGCTTCGGGCTGATCGAGTAG
- a CDS encoding NADPH:quinone reductase, producing the protein MMRAVWYEKKGTPDVLVLGEMPDPVPAAGEVRVRLAVSGVNPTDSKRRSNGRELDRFPRIVPHQDGAGTIDQVGAGVDPSRIGRRVWVFAAQAKRPFGTAADFTCVPSDYAIDLPEGTGFDAGACLGVPAVTAHRSLFADGDIKGKTVLVTGATGRVGRYAVQLAKWAGARVIATASTPEKRAEAEALGADVAIPHGKELLEAAKEAAPKGVDHVVDVAFGTNIEAVTVLMRPNGTIATYASDAVPAPVLPFHLLMYKNINIRLVAIFDMPEAAKRQAFADITRCLTEGGLKQRIDRRFPLDQVPAAHAALESGEIQGSLLIDIT; encoded by the coding sequence ATGATGCGCGCCGTCTGGTACGAGAAAAAGGGAACGCCCGATGTGCTGGTGCTGGGCGAGATGCCCGATCCGGTTCCCGCCGCCGGTGAGGTTCGGGTGCGGCTCGCCGTCTCCGGGGTGAACCCGACCGACAGCAAGCGCCGCTCGAACGGGCGGGAGCTGGACCGCTTTCCGCGCATCGTGCCGCATCAGGACGGGGCAGGCACCATCGACCAGGTGGGCGCGGGCGTCGATCCGTCCCGCATCGGCCGCCGGGTCTGGGTGTTTGCCGCGCAGGCCAAGCGGCCCTTCGGCACGGCGGCGGACTTCACCTGCGTGCCGTCCGATTACGCCATCGACCTGCCGGAGGGCACCGGCTTCGACGCGGGCGCCTGCCTTGGCGTGCCGGCGGTGACGGCGCATCGCAGCCTGTTCGCCGATGGCGACATCAAGGGTAAGACGGTGCTGGTGACGGGGGCGACCGGCCGGGTCGGGCGCTATGCGGTGCAGTTGGCGAAATGGGCTGGCGCGCGGGTCATCGCCACCGCCTCCACGCCGGAAAAGCGTGCCGAGGCTGAGGCACTGGGCGCCGATGTGGCGATCCCGCATGGCAAGGAGTTGCTGGAAGCGGCGAAAGAGGCCGCCCCGAAAGGCGTCGATCATGTGGTGGATGTTGCGTTCGGCACGAATATCGAGGCGGTGACGGTGCTGATGCGTCCGAACGGCACCATCGCGACCTATGCCTCGGACGCGGTGCCGGCCCCGGTGCTGCCGTTCCACCTGCTGATGTACAAGAACATCAACATCCGCCTGGTGGCGATCTTCGACATGCCGGAAGCGGCGAAGCGCCAGGCCTTTGCCGACATCACGCGCTGTTTGACGGAAGGTGGCCTGAAGCAGCGCATCGATCGCCGCTTCCCGCTGGATCAGGTTCCCGCCGCGCATGCCGCGCTGGAATCCGGCGAGATTCAGGGTTCGCTGCTGATCGATATCACCTAG
- the glpD gene encoding glycerol-3-phosphate dehydrogenase: MSKIFDIAIVGGGVNGCGIARDAAGRGLSVFLCEQQDLAGATSSASTKLIHGGLRYLEYYEFRLVREALIEREVLLGMAPHIAWPMRFVLPHHKGLRPAWLIRLGLFLYDHLGGRKILPGTRTLDLRSDAAGAPLIDDFVKAFEYSDCWVEDSRLVVLNAMDAAARGTDIRTRTRCTGARRIDGLWEVTVEGADGSRETIRAKALVNAAGPWVSRFLTEGVGQNAAARIRMVKGSHIVVPRLFDHDRAYIFQNSDGRIVFAIPYERDFTLIGTTDQDFRDDPAHVAITEEETAYLCAAVSAYLKKPVTPEMVVWTYAGVRPLYDDGASKAQAATRDYVLKLDAPEGAAPLLNIFGGKITTYRKLAESALALLKPRLPGMGRPWTEGATLPGGDFPVLGFADQVAALRAAHPYLAETHARRLVRAYGTKAAELLDGVTDAAGLGIHFGADLYAREVAYLMDREWAVSAADVLWRRSKLGLRLTKEQAEALDGWMRNRPS, translated from the coding sequence ATGAGCAAGATTTTCGATATCGCCATCGTCGGCGGCGGCGTGAATGGCTGCGGCATTGCCCGCGATGCCGCCGGCCGGGGGCTTTCCGTCTTCCTGTGCGAGCAGCAGGACCTTGCCGGCGCCACCTCCTCGGCCAGCACCAAGCTGATCCATGGCGGGCTGCGCTATCTGGAATATTACGAATTCCGGCTGGTGCGCGAGGCGCTGATCGAGCGCGAGGTGCTGCTGGGCATGGCCCCGCACATCGCCTGGCCGATGCGCTTCGTGCTGCCGCACCATAAGGGTCTGCGTCCGGCCTGGCTGATCCGGCTGGGGCTTTTCCTGTACGATCATCTGGGTGGCCGCAAGATATTGCCGGGCACGCGGACGCTCGATCTGCGCAGCGATGCCGCCGGCGCGCCGCTGATCGACGATTTCGTGAAGGCCTTCGAATATTCCGATTGCTGGGTCGAGGATTCCCGCCTCGTCGTCCTGAACGCCATGGATGCGGCGGCGCGCGGCACGGACATCCGTACCCGCACCCGCTGCACCGGCGCCCGGCGCATCGACGGTCTGTGGGAGGTTACGGTGGAAGGTGCCGATGGCAGCCGCGAGACGATCCGGGCGAAGGCGCTGGTCAACGCCGCCGGTCCCTGGGTGTCGCGCTTCCTGACCGAAGGCGTCGGGCAGAATGCGGCGGCGCGCATCCGCATGGTGAAGGGCAGCCACATCGTGGTGCCGCGGCTGTTCGACCATGACAGGGCCTATATCTTCCAGAACAGCGACGGGCGCATCGTCTTCGCCATCCCCTATGAGCGCGATTTCACCCTGATCGGCACCACCGACCAGGATTTCCGCGACGATCCGGCACATGTCGCGATCACCGAGGAGGAGACCGCCTATCTCTGCGCGGCGGTCAGCGCCTATCTGAAAAAGCCGGTCACGCCGGAGATGGTGGTGTGGACCTATGCCGGCGTGCGGCCGCTCTATGACGATGGCGCATCGAAGGCGCAGGCCGCCACGCGCGATTATGTGCTGAAGCTGGATGCGCCGGAAGGTGCCGCGCCACTGCTGAACATCTTCGGCGGCAAGATCACCACTTACCGCAAGCTGGCGGAATCGGCGCTGGCGCTGCTGAAGCCGCGTCTGCCGGGCATGGGCCGGCCCTGGACCGAGGGGGCGACGCTGCCCGGCGGCGATTTCCCGGTGCTGGGCTTCGCCGATCAGGTTGCGGCGCTGCGCGCGGCCCATCCCTATCTGGCGGAGACTCACGCCAGGCGGCTGGTGCGCGCCTATGGCACGAAGGCGGCGGAACTGCTGGACGGCGTCACCGATGCCGCCGGGCTGGGGATTCATTTCGGCGCCGATCTCTATGCGCGCGAAGTCGCCTATCTGATGGACCGCGAATGGGCGGTGAGTGCCGCCGATGTGCTGTGGCGGCGCTCCAAGCTGGGCCTCAGGCTCACGAAAGAACAGGCCGAGGCACTGGACGGCTGGATGCGAAACCGTCCAAGCTGA
- a CDS encoding multicopper oxidase family protein, which produces MDRRLPPLSRRDLLIAGGALGGAAMLSGLLPRPSLAADGVRRFALKPMPAVAPLVGNGHPDTAVWGYNGSVPGPEIRAVQGETVEIDVENGLDQATTVHWHGIRLPNAMDGVPHVTQEPVAPGGRFTYRFNLPDAGTYWYHPHLGSSEQLGRGLSGALIVEEREPIRVDREMVWLLDDWRLGRDAQIVGGFGDMHDRTHDGRIGNTVTLNGRLTEQLPVRAGERLRLRLVNVANARLFALEFKGHQPQVVALDGHPVTPHAPKDGQIVLGPGMRADIILDMQGRPGERFEVVDRFYRQMHYRFVDLAYSDEAPLRDSPLAASIRLPANSVPAPNLADAVTHRVHFGGGMMSQMASARMDGRMVALREMVQHGLAWTVNGAAVSGHLHDPLFRLTRGQSCRMVLENDTAWFHPIHLHGHAFRVIARNGQKVADDAFLDTVLLAPRETAEIAFLADNPGMWMLHCHVLEHQEAGMMGLIEVA; this is translated from the coding sequence ATGGACCGCCGCCTGCCGCCGCTTTCCCGCCGTGACCTGCTGATCGCCGGAGGGGCTCTTGGCGGGGCGGCGATGCTCTCCGGCCTGTTGCCCCGGCCCTCTCTGGCGGCCGATGGAGTCCGGCGCTTCGCGCTGAAGCCGATGCCGGCGGTGGCGCCCCTGGTGGGCAACGGCCATCCTGACACCGCGGTCTGGGGCTATAATGGCAGCGTGCCGGGGCCGGAAATCCGCGCGGTGCAGGGCGAGACCGTCGAGATCGATGTCGAGAACGGGCTGGATCAGGCGACCACCGTGCACTGGCACGGCATCCGCCTGCCCAACGCCATGGATGGCGTGCCGCATGTGACGCAGGAGCCGGTCGCGCCGGGCGGGCGCTTCACCTACCGCTTCAATCTGCCGGATGCTGGCACCTACTGGTATCACCCGCATCTCGGCAGTTCCGAACAGCTCGGGCGCGGCCTGTCCGGCGCGCTGATCGTCGAGGAACGCGAACCCATCCGCGTTGACCGCGAGATGGTCTGGCTGCTGGACGATTGGCGGCTGGGGCGCGATGCGCAGATCGTAGGCGGTTTCGGCGACATGCATGACCGTACCCATGACGGCCGCATCGGTAACACCGTCACGCTGAATGGAAGGCTGACCGAGCAGCTGCCGGTGCGGGCGGGCGAGCGGCTGCGGCTGCGCCTCGTCAATGTCGCCAATGCGCGGCTGTTCGCGCTGGAGTTCAAGGGGCACCAGCCGCAGGTGGTGGCGCTGGACGGCCATCCGGTCACGCCGCACGCGCCGAAGGACGGGCAGATCGTGCTGGGGCCGGGCATGCGCGCCGACATCATCCTCGATATGCAGGGCAGGCCCGGCGAACGGTTCGAGGTGGTGGACCGGTTCTACCGGCAGATGCACTACCGTTTCGTCGATCTCGCCTATTCCGACGAGGCGCCGCTCCGTGACAGCCCGCTGGCAGCCTCGATCCGGTTGCCGGCCAACAGTGTCCCGGCGCCCAATCTGGCCGATGCCGTCACCCACCGCGTGCATTTCGGCGGCGGCATGATGAGCCAGATGGCCAGCGCCCGCATGGATGGTCGTATGGTCGCCCTGCGCGAGATGGTCCAGCACGGCCTTGCCTGGACGGTGAATGGCGCGGCGGTCAGCGGCCATCTGCACGATCCGCTGTTCCGGCTGACGCGCGGCCAGAGCTGCCGCATGGTGCTGGAGAACGACACCGCCTGGTTCCACCCGATCCACCTGCATGGCCACGCCTTCCGGGTGATCGCCCGTAACGGCCAGAAGGTGGCGGATGACGCCTTCCTCGACACGGTGCTGCTGGCCCCGCGCGAGACGGCGGAGATCGCCTTCCTCGCCGACAATCCGGGGATGTGGATGCTGCACTGCCATGTGCTGGAGCATCAGGAAGCCGGCATGATGGGCCTGATCGAGGTGGCTTAA
- the glpK gene encoding glycerol kinase GlpK: MPSCILAIDQGTTSSRAILFGKDYEVRGTAQREFTQHFPRSGWVEHDAEEIWDSVVATCREAMEKAGVSAADIAGIGITNQRETVVIWDRRTGKPIHRAIVWQDRRTADACAALKQKGHEAEVTAKTGLLLDPYFSASKIAWTLDNVAGARAAAEAGDLAFGTIDSFLIWRLTQGRAHVTDATNAARTLLFDIHRGQWDEEMLALFQVPASLLPEVKDCAADFGDAAADILGGTIRILGVAGDQQAATVGQACFQPGMLKSTYGTGCFVVMNTGSQSVISRNRLLTTIAYQLDGKRTYALEGSIFVAGAAVQWLRDGLGVIEQASETAALADAADENQDVYLVPAFTGLGAPYWNAKARGALFGLTRGTTPKELARAALESVCYQTRDLVQAMQGDWGQKDKGAGGDTVLRVDGGMVASDWTMQFLADILNAPVDRPVVLETTALGAAYLAGLKAGFYPEPAKFAERWKLDRRFEPDMDEATRARKFAGWKRAVKATLLAAEE; encoded by the coding sequence ATGCCGTCCTGCATCCTGGCCATCGACCAGGGAACCACCTCCAGCCGCGCCATCCTGTTCGGCAAGGATTACGAGGTGCGCGGCACCGCCCAGCGCGAGTTCACGCAGCATTTCCCGCGCTCCGGCTGGGTCGAGCACGATGCCGAGGAAATCTGGGACAGTGTGGTGGCGACCTGCCGCGAGGCGATGGAGAAGGCCGGCGTTTCGGCCGCCGACATTGCCGGCATCGGCATCACCAATCAGCGCGAGACGGTGGTGATCTGGGACCGCCGCACCGGCAAGCCGATCCACAGGGCCATCGTCTGGCAGGACCGCCGCACCGCCGATGCCTGCGCCGCGCTGAAACAGAAGGGACATGAGGCCGAGGTGACGGCGAAGACCGGCCTGCTGCTCGACCCTTATTTCTCGGCCAGCAAGATCGCCTGGACGCTGGACAATGTGGCGGGTGCCCGCGCCGCCGCCGAGGCCGGCGACCTGGCCTTCGGCACCATCGACAGTTTCCTGATCTGGCGGCTCACCCAAGGCCGGGCGCATGTGACCGACGCCACCAACGCCGCGCGCACGCTGCTGTTCGACATCCATCGCGGGCAATGGGACGAGGAGATGCTGGCACTGTTCCAGGTACCCGCCTCACTGCTGCCGGAGGTGAAGGACTGTGCCGCCGATTTCGGCGATGCCGCCGCCGACATTCTGGGCGGCACGATCCGTATTCTCGGTGTTGCCGGCGACCAGCAGGCGGCCACGGTCGGCCAGGCCTGCTTCCAGCCTGGCATGCTGAAATCGACCTACGGCACCGGCTGCTTCGTGGTGATGAACACCGGTAGCCAGTCGGTGATCTCGCGCAACCGGCTGCTCACCACCATCGCCTACCAGCTGGATGGCAAGCGCACCTACGCGCTGGAAGGGTCGATCTTCGTCGCCGGGGCCGCCGTGCAATGGCTGCGCGACGGGCTGGGCGTGATCGAACAGGCCTCGGAGACGGCGGCGCTGGCCGATGCCGCCGACGAGAATCAGGATGTCTATCTGGTGCCGGCCTTCACCGGTCTCGGCGCGCCCTACTGGAACGCCAAGGCCCGCGGCGCGCTGTTCGGCCTGACCCGGGGCACGACCCCTAAGGAGCTGGCGCGCGCGGCGCTGGAATCGGTGTGTTACCAGACCCGCGACCTGGTGCAGGCGATGCAGGGCGACTGGGGCCAGAAGGACAAGGGCGCTGGCGGCGATACGGTGCTGCGCGTCGATGGCGGCATGGTCGCCAGCGACTGGACCATGCAGTTTCTGGCCGACATCTTGAACGCGCCGGTGGACAGACCAGTTGTCTTGGAGACGACGGCGCTGGGGGCGGCCTATCTGGCCGGTTTGAAGGCCGGGTTCTATCCGGAGCCGGCGAAATTCGCCGAGCGCTGGAAGCTGGACCGCCGCTTCGAGCCGGACATGGATGAGGCCACCCGCGCCCGCAAGTTCGCGGGCTGGAAACGCGCCGTCAAAGCCACGCTGCTTGCTGCCGAGGAGTAG
- a CDS encoding IlvD/Edd family dehydratase, with protein sequence MSSEKRGMSRGLTSYGDDGFSLFLRKAFIKAMGYTDDALGRPIIGIVNTFSGYNACHRNVPDLVEAVKRGVMLQGALPIDFPTISLHESFAHPTSMYLRNLMAIDTEEMIRAQPMDAVVLIGGCDKTVPAQLMGAASANVPAIQLVTGAMLTGSHRGERVGACTDCRRFWGRYRADEIDDQEIAEVNDQLVPTAGTCSVMGTASTMALVTEALGMMLPGGACPPAVSAARQRHAEETGAAAVRLAADRLTPDRIMTPKAFENALRVLLAIGGSTNGLVHLTAMAGRMGIEVDLEAVDRLGADTPVLVDLKPSGSYYMEDLHKAGGLVMILRELKHLLNLDCLTVSGRTLGEEIEAAPKPWPQNVVRTAKDPIYGEGGIAVLRGNLCPGGAIIKQSAADPKLMQHEGRAVVFADAADLAARIDSDDLDVTADDILVLQNIGPKGHPGMPEAGYLPIPRKLARQGVKDIVRISDGRMSGTAAGTIVLHVTPESADGGPLALVQTGDRIRLDVAGRRLDMLVDDAELDRRRASLPPRPLRPEDDRGYRKLLMETILQADKGVDFDFLVPPATTKTPLAGD encoded by the coding sequence ATGAGCAGCGAAAAACGCGGCATGTCGCGGGGACTGACCAGTTATGGCGATGACGGCTTCTCGCTGTTCCTGCGCAAGGCCTTCATCAAGGCGATGGGCTACACGGACGACGCGCTGGGCCGGCCGATCATCGGCATCGTGAACACCTTCAGCGGCTATAATGCCTGCCATCGCAACGTGCCCGACCTGGTGGAGGCGGTGAAGCGCGGCGTCATGCTGCAGGGCGCCTTGCCCATCGATTTCCCGACGATCTCGCTGCATGAGAGCTTTGCGCATCCGACCAGCATGTATCTGCGCAACCTCATGGCCATCGATACCGAGGAGATGATCCGCGCCCAGCCGATGGATGCGGTGGTGCTGATCGGCGGCTGCGACAAGACCGTGCCGGCGCAGCTGATGGGGGCGGCCTCCGCCAATGTCCCGGCGATCCAGCTGGTCACCGGCGCCATGCTGACCGGCAGCCATCGCGGCGAGCGGGTCGGCGCCTGCACCGATTGCCGGCGCTTCTGGGGCCGCTACCGCGCCGACGAGATCGACGATCAGGAAATCGCCGAGGTGAATGACCAGCTGGTGCCGACTGCCGGCACCTGCTCGGTCATGGGCACCGCCAGCACCATGGCGCTGGTGACCGAGGCGCTGGGCATGATGCTGCCGGGTGGTGCGTGCCCGCCCGCCGTCTCCGCCGCGCGCCAGCGCCATGCCGAGGAAACCGGCGCTGCCGCCGTGCGTCTCGCCGCCGACCGGCTGACCCCGGACAGGATCATGACGCCGAAAGCGTTCGAGAACGCACTGCGCGTGCTGCTGGCGATCGGCGGTTCGACCAACGGGCTGGTGCATCTGACGGCGATGGCCGGCCGCATGGGGATCGAGGTGGATCTGGAGGCGGTGGACCGGCTGGGTGCCGATACGCCGGTGCTGGTCGATCTGAAGCCGTCGGGCAGCTACTACATGGAGGATCTGCACAAGGCCGGCGGGCTGGTGATGATCCTGCGCGAGCTGAAGCATCTGCTGAACCTCGACTGCCTCACTGTCTCCGGCCGCACGCTGGGCGAGGAGATCGAGGCCGCGCCCAAGCCCTGGCCGCAGAATGTGGTGCGCACCGCCAAGGACCCGATTTATGGCGAGGGCGGCATCGCCGTGTTGCGTGGCAATCTGTGCCCCGGCGGGGCCATCATCAAGCAGTCGGCGGCCGATCCGAAGCTGATGCAGCATGAGGGCCGGGCCGTGGTTTTCGCTGATGCCGCCGACCTCGCCGCGCGCATCGATTCCGACGATCTGGACGTGACCGCCGACGATATCCTGGTGCTGCAGAATATCGGCCCCAAGGGCCACCCCGGCATGCCGGAGGCCGGCTATCTGCCGATCCCGCGCAAGCTGGCGCGTCAGGGGGTGAAGGACATTGTGCGCATCTCCGACGGCAGGATGAGCGGCACGGCAGCCGGCACCATCGTGCTGCATGTGACGCCGGAATCCGCCGATGGCGGGCCGCTGGCGCTGGTGCAAACCGGCGACCGTATCCGGCTGGACGTTGCCGGCCGGCGGCTCGACATGCTGGTCGATGATGCCGAGCTGGACCGCCGCCGGGCATCGCTGCCGCCGCGCCCGCTGCGGCCGGAGGATGATCGCGGCTACCGCAAGCTGCTGATGGAGACGATCCTGCAGGCCGACAAGGGCGTCGATTTCGACTTCCTGGTGCCGCCGGCAACGACCAAGACGCCGCTGGCCGGGGACTGA
- a CDS encoding MFS transporter encodes MDEDTGRPPGWRRTVTRIFLCLGLAAILSQFFRSATGVIAPELMRDLSLSASEMGMLTAAFFLTFALTQIPTGILLDRYGSRLTIAGTMLFAVAGSVVFYLAESYWHVVLARVLIGIGCAGVMMGGFVVLARWFDARSFTMTMGWMIALSNGGNLLATTPMALATEWLGWRGTFLVMGLVTLAVVLAVLAGVRDAPLGHQFLARKRESGADIWAGLKAVFRNPQLPYILAPGFVTYACTITVLGLWAAPFLHDVHGLEGVERGNILLGMSLAIIVGTLIYSPLDRRIASRRRLVLVGGSGSMACLAGLALFAESSLWVVAALLIGFTLFNTYNVIVVAHGRLLFPDHLVGRGITTVNIAVQTGAAALQMASGVLIGFVAASVPGAADLPYRIMFAALALVTLLALAYYARAEDRVPTPLMQGRK; translated from the coding sequence ATGGATGAGGACACGGGAAGGCCGCCGGGCTGGCGGCGAACGGTCACGCGGATCTTCCTGTGCCTCGGCCTGGCGGCGATCCTCAGCCAGTTCTTCCGCTCGGCCACCGGCGTCATCGCGCCGGAGCTGATGCGCGACCTGTCACTGTCGGCCAGTGAGATGGGCATGCTGACGGCGGCCTTCTTCCTGACCTTCGCGCTGACCCAGATTCCGACCGGCATCCTGCTCGACCGCTATGGCTCGCGTCTCACCATCGCCGGCACCATGCTGTTCGCCGTCGCTGGTTCCGTGGTGTTCTACCTGGCCGAAAGCTACTGGCATGTGGTGCTGGCCCGGGTGCTGATCGGCATCGGCTGCGCCGGCGTCATGATGGGCGGCTTCGTGGTGCTGGCGCGCTGGTTCGATGCGCGTTCCTTCACCATGACGATGGGCTGGATGATCGCGCTGTCGAATGGCGGCAATCTGCTGGCCACCACGCCGATGGCGCTGGCCACCGAATGGCTGGGCTGGCGCGGTACCTTCCTGGTCATGGGGCTGGTGACGCTGGCCGTGGTGCTGGCGGTGCTGGCCGGTGTGCGCGACGCTCCGCTCGGCCACCAGTTCCTCGCCCGCAAGCGCGAGAGCGGAGCCGACATCTGGGCCGGGCTGAAGGCGGTGTTCCGCAATCCGCAGCTGCCCTACATTCTGGCGCCGGGCTTCGTGACCTATGCCTGCACCATCACCGTACTGGGGCTGTGGGCGGCCCCCTTCCTGCACGATGTGCACGGGCTGGAGGGTGTGGAGCGGGGCAATATCCTGCTGGGGATGAGCCTCGCGATCATCGTCGGCACGCTGATCTACAGTCCGCTCGACCGGCGCATCGCCAGCCGGCGCCGGCTGGTGCTGGTGGGCGGCAGCGGCAGCATGGCCTGCCTTGCCGGGCTTGCGCTGTTCGCGGAATCCAGCCTGTGGGTGGTCGCCGCGCTGTTGATCGGCTTCACCCTGTTCAACACCTATAACGTGATCGTCGTCGCCCATGGCCGCCTGTTGTTCCCCGATCATCTGGTCGGGCGCGGCATCACCACGGTGAACATCGCGGTGCAGACCGGCGCCGCCGCGTTGCAGATGGCCAGCGGTGTACTGATCGGCTTTGTCGCGGCATCCGTGCCGGGTGCGGCCGATCTGCCCTATCGGATCATGTTCGCGGCGCTGGCGCTGGTGACGCTGCTGGCGCTGGCTTATTACGCCAGGGCGGAGGACCGGGTTCCGACGCCACTAATGCAAGGGAGAAAATGA